Proteins co-encoded in one Flavobacteriaceae bacterium MAR_2009_75 genomic window:
- a CDS encoding nucleotide-binding universal stress UspA family protein, with translation MKHILVPIGISPDANHTLQYAIDFAKEFSSKIFLMEVFSVSVGAGKSLTNVTQKVAESGKERMKEVLEKVDSKGIEIQIASYNGNIEDGLKSIDKELGIDLIIVAPRSNDVSEAQYLGNTSGRIIKRTNIPTLIVPKGTPIRPLNTILTAFKSGVLKRKRILNPLLEIRNKFDAKVNLLLVKTPGYTDDDLQVNTALMDISSQMTMAEAPTTYLGVLEHLQSQHPDLLCVFRRKRGFFKKLWEKNTIPKAEFSARIPVLVLSVKKD, from the coding sequence ATGAAACACATTCTTGTACCTATCGGAATTTCACCCGATGCAAACCACACTTTACAATACGCCATAGATTTTGCCAAAGAATTTTCATCAAAGATTTTTTTGATGGAAGTTTTTAGCGTTTCGGTAGGAGCCGGAAAAAGTTTGACCAATGTTACCCAAAAGGTCGCCGAAAGTGGAAAAGAACGAATGAAAGAGGTACTGGAAAAAGTGGACTCGAAAGGAATTGAAATTCAAATTGCATCGTACAACGGTAATATTGAAGATGGGCTAAAAAGTATAGATAAAGAATTGGGTATTGACCTTATAATAGTGGCTCCACGAAGCAACGATGTAAGTGAAGCACAATATTTGGGCAATACCTCTGGCCGTATCATTAAAAGAACGAACATACCTACTTTGATTGTACCCAAAGGCACCCCAATAAGACCATTGAATACCATTTTAACTGCATTTAAGTCAGGTGTTCTAAAGAGAAAACGCATTCTTAACCCTTTATTGGAAATTCGAAATAAATTCGATGCCAAGGTGAACCTTTTACTGGTTAAGACCCCCGGCTATACCGACGACGATCTTCAGGTAAATACGGCTTTGATGGATATCAGTTCGCAAATGACAATGGCCGAGGCCCCTACTACTTACCTTGGTGTTTTAGAACACCTGCAATCTCAACACCCAGATTTATTATGCGTGTTTCGACGTAAGAGAGGTTTCTTTAAGAAGCTTTGGGAAAAAAACACCATACCAAAGGCAGAGTTTTCGGCACGAATACCTGTATTGGTGCTCAGTGTGAAGAAAGATTAG
- a CDS encoding methylglutaconyl-CoA hydratase, which produces MGTERENGSLYTRIDGKVATIEFGHPAGNSFVAELLDRLTSEFNKLSDNNDISVIVLKSEGDRAFCGGASFDELVAVSNLEEGKMFFSGFANVINSMRTCKKVIVGRVQGKTVGGGVGLAASCDYVFASVDASIRLSELTIGIAPLVIAPAVERKMGKAALSEMSLAPTDWKNAYWAQEKGLFSRVFDSMKELDKELGFYIEKLSSYNPEALTEWKKVLWANTDHWKELLIDRAGITGKLVLSEFTKNALSKFKK; this is translated from the coding sequence ATGGGAACCGAAAGAGAGAATGGAAGTCTTTATACACGAATCGACGGTAAGGTCGCCACGATAGAATTTGGCCATCCGGCGGGTAATTCATTTGTAGCTGAGCTTTTAGATCGATTGACCAGCGAGTTCAACAAGCTTTCCGATAATAACGATATAAGTGTAATTGTTTTAAAATCGGAGGGTGACCGAGCTTTCTGTGGTGGGGCCTCGTTCGATGAATTGGTAGCTGTTTCCAATCTTGAAGAAGGTAAAATGTTCTTTAGTGGTTTCGCGAATGTAATCAATTCGATGCGTACTTGTAAGAAGGTGATCGTGGGTCGGGTTCAGGGCAAAACTGTTGGTGGTGGTGTTGGTTTGGCCGCGTCCTGTGACTATGTTTTTGCTTCTGTCGATGCCTCGATTCGATTATCAGAGCTTACTATTGGTATTGCACCGTTGGTGATTGCACCGGCGGTAGAACGAAAAATGGGCAAGGCTGCGCTGTCTGAAATGTCACTGGCACCTACCGATTGGAAAAATGCCTACTGGGCTCAAGAAAAAGGGTTGTTTTCGCGTGTTTTTGATAGTATGAAAGAACTCGATAAAGAACTCGGGTTTTATATAGAGAAATTGTCAAGTTATAACCCTGAGGCACTCACGGAATGGAAAAAGGTGCTTTGGGCCAATACCGACCATTGGAAAGAATTGTTGATTGATAGGGCAGGTATCACAGGTAAATTGGTGCTTTCGGAGTTTACTAAGAACGCACTTTCTAAATTCAAAAAATAG
- a CDS encoding SM-20-related protein — MAELFEQLNFETNHLYERIIDDILENGYCVVDELLSSKVVEALRADLLQKYEDDQFKKAAIGNRTNEVIKAGIRGDFILWMDENLQDYAQKLFFDEINNLVNYLNRTCFLGIFRKEFHYALYPIGKFYKRHLDTFQNDDRRKLSLVCYLNEDDWQPEDGGELVLYLNIDNKEVSKTIYPFPGRTVIFESQLLEHEVKPAIRERLSITGWLKTH; from the coding sequence GTGGCAGAACTTTTTGAACAACTGAATTTTGAGACAAACCATCTATACGAAAGAATTATCGATGATATTCTTGAAAATGGGTATTGTGTGGTTGACGAACTTCTTTCTTCTAAGGTTGTTGAGGCTTTGAGGGCAGACCTTTTGCAAAAATATGAGGACGACCAATTTAAAAAAGCGGCCATAGGTAACCGTACCAACGAAGTTATAAAGGCTGGTATTCGGGGTGACTTTATTTTATGGATGGATGAGAACCTTCAAGATTATGCCCAAAAGTTATTCTTCGATGAAATCAACAATCTGGTCAACTACCTCAACCGAACGTGTTTTTTAGGCATTTTTCGAAAAGAGTTTCATTATGCGCTTTACCCAATAGGAAAGTTTTATAAAAGACATCTCGACACTTTTCAAAATGATGACCGAAGAAAGTTGTCGCTCGTATGCTATTTAAATGAAGATGATTGGCAACCTGAAGATGGCGGAGAATTGGTGCTTTATCTGAACATCGATAATAAAGAAGTATCGAAGACGATTTACCCCTTTCCGGGCAGAACGGTGATATTTGAAAGTCAATTATTGGAACACGAGGTTAAACCGGCCATTCGAGAGCGTTTAAGTATTACGGGCTGGCTAAAAACCCACTAG
- a CDS encoding ribosomal protein S18 acetylase RimI-like enzyme → MIRPAKLSDIPQIMSMVKACTKAMIKQEIYQWNDEYPSTNDFKKDIERNELYVLEENKNIIGTIVISTLMDEEYRPIKWTTENGENIYIHRLGVHPDQQGKGLAQKMMSFAEGYARENGFTSVRLDTFSQNKRNQRFYEKRGYQKLEDIYFPKQSEHPFHCYELVL, encoded by the coding sequence ATGATCCGGCCGGCAAAACTATCCGACATCCCACAAATAATGAGTATGGTCAAGGCATGTACCAAGGCCATGATAAAGCAAGAAATCTATCAGTGGAACGATGAATACCCTTCTACTAATGACTTCAAGAAAGATATAGAACGAAATGAACTTTATGTGCTCGAAGAAAACAAGAATATTATCGGCACTATAGTTATTTCTACGTTGATGGATGAGGAGTATAGGCCGATAAAATGGACCACCGAAAACGGGGAGAATATCTACATTCATCGCTTGGGCGTTCACCCCGATCAACAGGGTAAAGGCCTAGCCCAAAAAATGATGTCTTTTGCTGAGGGCTATGCACGCGAAAATGGTTTTACCTCGGTGCGCCTAGACACCTTTAGTCAGAACAAACGAAACCAAAGGTTTTACGAGAAGAGAGGCTATCAAAAACTTGAAGATATCTATTTTCCGAAACAGAGCGAACATCCTTTTCATTGTTACGAATTAGTGCTGTAA
- a CDS encoding putative outer membrane starch-binding protein — protein MKEYIHKIGYTLFFVVGLLFNSCTELDLVQEDAASSATWYQTKDQFRQSLNEGYREVFWPLDEVYEGMDDDWQRRDVLNAIKAGNISSEYAKSNTDWSNLYKAIARVLVVVSQLENQTVLSAEEAEQYRGEADFLRASYYSYLITHFGDVPFYEDELSIDESFEIERTSKETIKQKLYTYYDNAAASLPLSYNGLKYATKGAAYAMKARLALYMGDYEIAAEASKNVMDLGLYELYPNYAELFEPTTKNSVETIFQIARNTDLNVIRNDNVRDFLPRNHGGFAGRNPTWELLASYECVDGLPVDESPLFDPQNPFKNRDPRLLATIAPFGSLEDGDGLEPKDGSNFMDIEYNPHPESKEVFDFENNVEIKNQDTRSIGAFAAFNGLLFKKGVTKDWKDYRTDPDLIVIRYADVLLMYAEAKIELNEIDQSVLDAMNTVRNRAYANSSFENPAIATTDQTELRYKVRNERRAELAFEGRRYMDLIRWRLAEKALTGFTYGLLNVTADAEVSVAPTGPLMDDLVNEGLWFWGQTPEIGEDGLPDFSNLLNAGYCRTLNVTTFPERQYLFPIPEEDRLLNPNLTQNPGY, from the coding sequence ATGAAAGAATATATTCATAAAATAGGCTATACATTATTTTTTGTTGTCGGTCTCCTGTTCAATTCTTGTACTGAACTTGACTTGGTTCAAGAAGATGCGGCGAGCTCTGCGACTTGGTATCAAACTAAAGATCAGTTCAGACAATCTCTAAATGAGGGTTACCGAGAGGTGTTTTGGCCCTTGGATGAAGTTTATGAGGGTATGGACGATGATTGGCAACGCCGAGATGTTTTAAATGCCATAAAAGCTGGCAATATTTCTTCTGAGTACGCCAAGTCAAATACAGATTGGTCAAATCTTTACAAGGCTATCGCCCGGGTTTTAGTTGTAGTAAGTCAATTAGAGAACCAAACCGTTTTAAGCGCAGAAGAAGCCGAACAATATAGGGGTGAGGCCGATTTTTTGAGGGCTTCGTACTACTCTTATCTTATTACTCATTTTGGTGATGTGCCTTTCTATGAAGATGAGTTAAGTATAGATGAATCTTTTGAAATTGAACGAACTTCAAAAGAGACCATCAAACAGAAATTATATACCTATTATGACAATGCGGCAGCATCTCTTCCATTGTCCTATAACGGGTTAAAATACGCAACAAAAGGTGCAGCTTATGCAATGAAAGCTCGTTTGGCATTATACATGGGGGATTATGAAATCGCTGCGGAAGCCTCTAAAAATGTTATGGATTTAGGCCTGTACGAGCTGTACCCAAATTACGCTGAGCTTTTTGAACCGACCACGAAGAATTCGGTTGAAACCATTTTTCAAATTGCTAGAAACACAGATTTGAACGTTATCAGAAACGATAACGTTCGAGACTTTTTACCTAGAAATCACGGTGGTTTTGCAGGGCGAAACCCAACTTGGGAACTTTTGGCATCGTATGAATGTGTAGACGGTCTACCTGTGGACGAATCACCTCTTTTTGACCCTCAGAACCCGTTTAAGAACCGGGATCCGCGTTTGTTGGCTACCATCGCCCCGTTTGGTTCTTTGGAAGATGGTGATGGTCTAGAGCCTAAAGACGGCTCCAATTTTATGGATATTGAGTACAATCCGCATCCGGAAAGTAAAGAAGTATTCGATTTTGAAAACAATGTTGAAATTAAAAACCAAGACACTAGGTCTATTGGGGCTTTTGCGGCATTTAATGGTCTTTTGTTTAAAAAGGGTGTTACTAAAGATTGGAAAGATTACCGAACAGATCCAGACTTAATTGTCATTCGTTATGCCGATGTTCTTCTCATGTATGCCGAAGCTAAAATTGAGCTGAACGAAATAGACCAATCTGTTTTAGATGCTATGAATACAGTTAGGAACAGGGCCTATGCGAATTCTAGTTTTGAAAATCCTGCTATTGCAACTACGGACCAAACCGAATTACGGTACAAGGTGCGAAATGAGCGAAGGGCCGAGCTTGCCTTTGAGGGTCGTAGATACATGGATCTTATAAGATGGAGGTTGGCAGAGAAAGCGCTTACAGGTTTCACTTATGGTCTTTTAAATGTTACTGCAGATGCAGAAGTTAGTGTTGCGCCTACAGGCCCATTAATGGATGACCTAGTGAATGAAGGCCTATGGTTTTGGGGTCAAACACCGGAAATAGGAGAAGATGGGCTTCCTGATTTCTCGAATTTATTGAATGCCGGGTATTGCCGTACGTTAAACGTTACAACTTTTCCGGAGCGTCAATATCTTTTTCCTATTCCAGAAGAAGATAGATTGTTGAATCCTAATCTTACCCAAAATCCCGGGTATTAA
- a CDS encoding hexosaminidase: MKRILFLSIVLLSFSCAENYDRYKDVSASEKAYGIIPKPNNLIKNLGVFALDENVVINSSASLENEANYLVEILSVGEGLSAENILNNSEGQHLIELKISDEVSEEEGYALEVGYDKITIKGKTSTGIFYGIETLRQLITKQMVDGEEMFVVPATKIEDAPRFAYRGMMLDTGRYFYDVAFVKQFIDLIALHKMNIFHWHLTEDQGWRIEIKKYPKLTEVGAWRNGTEIGQTPGTESDNKKHGGFYTQEQIKEVIEYAKKKHITIIPEIDMPGHNGAAIASYPYLSCFPHEKTPMNDNIISEATKKLMANGTKKVVQESWGVKTDVLCAGKEGTYTFFENVLSEVIDLFPSEYIHIGGDECRKDNWMRCPNCQKKIADNDLEGENGLQSHFINHMEKFVNSKGKRIIGWDEILEGGLAPNATVMSWRGLTGGIEAAKQGHPVIISPREPCYFDYYQDKDFASEPLAIGDRGPNTVKDVYIFDPLPIELSSDEQKHIWGVQANLWTEYISTPDYAEYMLLPRMTAISEVAWSSPNTSKDYQEFLQRLDRFKGIYDEKGLNYAKHVFK, encoded by the coding sequence ATGAAAAGAATTCTATTTTTAAGCATTGTTCTCTTAAGCTTTAGTTGTGCAGAAAATTATGATAGATATAAAGATGTTAGTGCTAGCGAAAAGGCTTACGGCATCATTCCCAAACCAAATAATTTAATCAAGAATTTAGGTGTTTTTGCTCTAGACGAAAACGTTGTTATCAATAGTTCTGCGTCGCTTGAAAATGAGGCTAATTATTTAGTGGAAATATTAAGTGTTGGAGAAGGGCTTTCTGCTGAAAATATATTGAATAATTCAGAAGGTCAACATCTTATTGAGCTAAAAATCTCAGATGAGGTGAGTGAAGAAGAAGGTTACGCACTTGAAGTAGGTTATGACAAAATAACCATCAAGGGAAAAACCTCAACCGGAATATTCTATGGTATTGAAACTTTAAGGCAATTAATTACCAAGCAAATGGTAGATGGAGAAGAAATGTTTGTTGTACCTGCTACAAAAATCGAAGATGCGCCTCGGTTTGCGTATCGAGGTATGATGCTAGATACGGGCCGTTATTTTTATGACGTTGCTTTCGTAAAGCAGTTCATTGATTTAATAGCTTTACACAAAATGAATATATTTCATTGGCATCTAACGGAAGACCAAGGTTGGAGAATTGAAATTAAAAAATACCCTAAACTTACTGAGGTAGGTGCATGGCGAAACGGTACGGAAATAGGCCAAACTCCCGGAACGGAAAGTGATAACAAAAAACACGGCGGATTCTATACTCAAGAACAAATAAAGGAGGTAATCGAATACGCCAAAAAGAAACACATTACGATTATACCGGAGATAGATATGCCCGGTCATAATGGTGCGGCCATAGCCTCTTATCCTTATTTAAGTTGCTTTCCTCATGAGAAGACCCCAATGAACGACAACATAATTTCAGAAGCTACAAAGAAGCTTATGGCAAATGGCACAAAAAAGGTCGTTCAAGAATCATGGGGAGTAAAAACAGATGTTCTGTGCGCTGGAAAGGAGGGCACGTACACTTTCTTTGAGAATGTTTTAAGCGAAGTAATAGATCTTTTTCCTTCGGAATATATTCATATAGGCGGTGACGAGTGTAGAAAAGATAATTGGATGCGTTGCCCCAACTGCCAGAAGAAAATTGCTGATAACGATTTAGAAGGGGAAAACGGTCTTCAGAGTCACTTCATTAATCATATGGAAAAGTTTGTCAACAGTAAAGGGAAGCGAATCATAGGTTGGGACGAGATTCTTGAAGGAGGTTTGGCACCCAATGCTACCGTTATGTCATGGCGCGGACTTACAGGTGGAATCGAGGCGGCAAAGCAAGGTCACCCCGTTATTATTTCACCAAGAGAGCCTTGTTATTTTGATTATTATCAAGATAAAGACTTTGCCAGCGAACCATTGGCTATTGGTGATAGAGGTCCGAATACGGTAAAAGATGTTTATATCTTCGATCCTTTGCCGATAGAACTTTCAAGCGATGAACAAAAACATATTTGGGGTGTTCAAGCCAACTTATGGACCGAATATATCAGCACCCCTGATTATGCAGAATACATGTTGCTACCTCGCATGACGGCGATTTCTGAAGTTGCTTGGTCGTCACCGAATACTTCAAAAGACTACCAAGAATTTCTTCAAAGACTTGATAGATTTAAAGGTATATATGATGAAAAAGGATTGAATTATGCCAAACACGTGTTTAAGTAA
- a CDS encoding putative MATE family efflux protein, which translates to MKAAINFRTINKLAVPATIAGIAEPLLSITDTAIVGNIPVDGLESLAAAGIVGSFLSMLIWILGQTRSAISAIISQYLGAGKIEEVKTLPAQAIFLNISLSIVVLLSTIFIVREIFELLNASGKILEYCISYYSIRVWGFPLTLFVFAVMGIFRGLQNTYYPMLIAIVGAVLNIVLDFILVYGVAGYIEPMYLEGAAWASLISQGVMAIIAFVLLWNKTDISLRLKLPVHVELGRLVVMSLNLFVRALALNTALILAVREATALGPKYIGAHTIAINIWLFSAFFIDGYAAAGNIMGGRLLGAKDYSGLWLLAKKTIKYGLLISLALVAAGFIFYKPIGYLFSKEDVVLNTFYSVFFIVILSLPMNTVAFVFDGLFKGMGEMKYLRNTLLVATFIGFVPILFLGKYLNWGLYGIWIAFTVWMVIRGGALVWEFRRKFLPLLQNG; encoded by the coding sequence TTGAAAGCGGCAATCAACTTTAGAACAATAAATAAACTGGCTGTTCCGGCAACTATAGCGGGTATTGCCGAACCTTTGTTGTCGATAACCGATACGGCCATTGTGGGCAATATTCCCGTTGATGGCCTAGAGTCTTTGGCCGCTGCAGGTATAGTGGGTTCTTTCTTATCGATGTTGATTTGGATTTTAGGTCAAACACGCAGCGCTATTTCCGCCATTATTTCCCAATATTTGGGTGCCGGAAAAATCGAAGAGGTAAAGACCTTGCCGGCACAAGCCATCTTTCTGAATATCAGCTTGAGCATAGTTGTACTGTTATCGACCATTTTCATTGTGCGTGAAATTTTTGAGCTTCTCAATGCCTCGGGTAAGATACTTGAATATTGTATTTCTTATTACTCCATCAGGGTTTGGGGTTTTCCGTTAACGCTCTTCGTTTTTGCGGTAATGGGCATTTTTCGTGGGCTACAAAATACCTACTACCCCATGTTGATTGCGATAGTTGGCGCCGTTTTGAACATTGTTCTAGACTTTATTTTGGTGTATGGTGTAGCGGGTTATATCGAACCGATGTATCTAGAGGGTGCTGCTTGGGCAAGCTTGATTTCACAAGGGGTCATGGCTATTATTGCATTTGTTCTTCTCTGGAATAAAACGGATATAAGCTTACGCCTGAAACTACCCGTTCATGTCGAACTCGGTCGACTGGTCGTTATGAGCTTGAACCTGTTCGTTCGAGCCTTGGCCTTGAATACCGCACTTATTTTGGCGGTTAGGGAAGCCACGGCTTTGGGTCCGAAATATATTGGGGCACATACCATAGCCATAAATATCTGGTTGTTTTCCGCCTTTTTTATCGATGGCTATGCCGCAGCCGGTAATATTATGGGAGGTCGGTTATTGGGGGCCAAAGACTATAGCGGACTGTGGCTTTTGGCCAAAAAGACAATTAAATACGGACTCTTGATCAGCTTGGCGCTCGTTGCCGCAGGTTTTATTTTCTATAAACCTATCGGCTACCTTTTTTCTAAGGAAGATGTGGTACTCAACACTTTTTATTCCGTATTTTTTATCGTGATTCTAAGTTTGCCCATGAACACCGTTGCCTTTGTTTTTGATGGATTGTTTAAAGGGATGGGCGAAATGAAGTATCTGCGTAACACCCTGCTCGTCGCTACTTTTATAGGTTTCGTGCCCATACTTTTTCTTGGTAAGTACTTAAACTGGGGGCTTTATGGTATATGGATAGCCTTCACTGTATGGATGGTTATTCGCGGAGGTGCTTTGGTGTGGGAGTTTAGAAGAAAATTTCTGCCTCTATTACAAAATGGTTAG
- a CDS encoding putative metal-dependent phosphoesterase TrpH — translation MVTTKPKKMRTAYFLFIFFLLIGCTEKGKGEKPAKTLNWYKGNLHTHSYWSDGDEFPEVILDWYKANEYNFLALSDHNTIARDEKWVTISEDTLRQKAFQTYLKEYGSDWVNHKVDSGRTMVRLKTFEEYSGRVQEEGKFLVIPSEEITDRYEDKHIHMNATNIQEMIEPQGGNSVLEVMQNNIDQVLEQRRTTGVPIIPHINHPNFYYSIDLEDMIALKGERFFEVYNGHPAVHNMGDSTHISTEEMWDIININYLAEGKPMMYGLANDDSHNYHRKGKKWSNAGRGWVMVQADTLSAIKLINALEAGDFYSTTGVELKEVQFENNVLNVEVDVEEDIEYKIEFIGCKKGDSQTQSFKTVKGEKAQFSLESDILFVRAKISSTALQDNPVENMVYEMAWTQPVRPED, via the coding sequence TTGGTCACCACCAAACCAAAAAAGATGAGAACTGCGTATTTTTTATTTATTTTCTTTCTACTTATTGGCTGTACCGAAAAAGGGAAAGGAGAGAAGCCTGCTAAAACTTTGAATTGGTACAAAGGCAACCTGCACACCCATTCGTATTGGAGCGATGGCGATGAATTTCCTGAAGTTATTCTAGATTGGTATAAGGCTAACGAGTATAATTTTTTAGCACTTTCTGATCATAATACAATTGCACGTGATGAGAAGTGGGTCACTATTTCTGAAGATACGCTTCGGCAAAAGGCCTTTCAAACGTATCTCAAAGAGTATGGTTCTGATTGGGTGAACCATAAGGTAGATTCAGGTAGAACCATGGTAAGGTTAAAGACCTTTGAAGAGTATAGCGGGCGGGTTCAGGAAGAAGGCAAGTTTTTGGTAATTCCTTCCGAGGAAATTACAGATCGATATGAGGATAAGCATATTCATATGAATGCCACCAACATTCAAGAAATGATCGAGCCACAAGGGGGCAATAGTGTTCTTGAAGTGATGCAAAATAATATCGACCAGGTGCTCGAACAAAGAAGAACTACGGGTGTACCTATCATTCCGCACATCAATCACCCCAACTTTTATTATAGTATTGATTTAGAAGATATGATAGCCTTAAAAGGTGAGCGTTTCTTTGAAGTTTATAACGGTCACCCGGCAGTACACAACATGGGTGATTCAACACATATTTCTACAGAAGAAATGTGGGATATTATTAACATCAATTACTTGGCCGAAGGTAAACCTATGATGTATGGCCTTGCTAATGATGATTCTCATAATTACCACAGAAAAGGTAAAAAATGGAGCAATGCAGGTAGAGGCTGGGTCATGGTGCAAGCCGATACGCTCTCAGCTATAAAACTTATAAATGCTTTGGAGGCCGGTGATTTTTACTCGACCACTGGAGTAGAACTGAAAGAAGTTCAGTTCGAAAATAATGTGCTGAATGTTGAGGTAGATGTAGAAGAAGACATTGAATACAAAATTGAGTTTATTGGATGCAAAAAGGGAGACTCCCAAACACAAAGTTTCAAAACCGTCAAGGGAGAGAAAGCCCAGTTTAGTTTAGAATCTGATATTCTGTTCGTGAGGGCTAAGATTAGCTCGACAGCCTTACAAGATAACCCTGTTGAAAATATGGTGTACGAAATGGCGTGGACGCAACCGGTGAGGCCAGAAGATTAA
- a CDS encoding signal transduction histidine kinase encodes MLNKFKEEFKKHKLQFISTDLNGIVLETDQTLLPIEKNVDIGTIHPFFFNLSEVLNIEQEKAVFHCVQLGETVEELTVDIEIYRKEDQFLIVIENLTEHYLNYQSLAQSRNETSIDSELVLLKNHELQERERFKNEFIQNFSHELRNPLTNIIALTNILQRSKLTEEQEGILNVLKNATSDLKLMLEDILSIAMIAKGKLALNPSVFNFEQFLEFLKLTYTARAKEKGLDFSILADSAIPIYLEGDRLRLLQVLTNLCDNAIKYTEKGDVKLQVRLNQKRANTVSLRFGVQDTGLGISTENLGRIFESFEQLGRTEGAGLGLAIVKGLLQLMGSTIAIESTVEEGSHFYFDLKLNFPLYVPEIPNIDNARLKTVRKEKYSVLLVEDNEQVQTSLFKSLIESGEFFIDVVSDGALVMQEIIDSGYDIILMDVNLPNIKGDQLTKVIRSFPFKNIKNIPIVGITANSFEEQLRAYKKAGMNAVLTKPFDELELIKTMRRLLK; translated from the coding sequence ATGCTAAACAAATTTAAGGAAGAATTTAAGAAGCATAAACTACAATTCATTAGCACTGATTTGAACGGAATCGTGCTTGAAACTGATCAGACTTTATTGCCGATTGAAAAGAATGTCGATATTGGCACCATACACCCCTTTTTCTTCAATCTTTCTGAAGTTCTAAATATCGAACAAGAGAAGGCAGTGTTTCATTGCGTACAGCTAGGGGAAACTGTTGAAGAGCTTACGGTCGACATTGAAATTTATCGCAAAGAGGATCAATTTCTCATAGTCATCGAAAATCTCACTGAACATTACCTGAATTACCAATCATTGGCCCAATCGCGCAATGAAACTAGCATAGATTCTGAACTTGTACTTCTCAAAAATCACGAGCTACAAGAGCGCGAACGCTTCAAAAATGAATTCATACAGAATTTCAGTCATGAATTAAGAAATCCGCTGACCAACATTATCGCCCTGACCAATATTCTTCAACGATCCAAACTTACAGAAGAGCAAGAAGGTATTTTAAATGTGCTCAAAAATGCAACTTCTGACCTAAAATTGATGCTAGAAGATATTTTGAGCATAGCAATGATAGCTAAGGGTAAGTTAGCGTTGAACCCTTCTGTTTTTAATTTTGAGCAATTTTTAGAGTTCTTAAAGCTGACCTATACTGCCAGGGCTAAAGAAAAAGGACTTGACTTTTCAATTTTGGCAGATTCAGCCATACCAATTTATCTTGAAGGTGATCGACTAAGATTACTTCAAGTATTGACCAACTTGTGCGATAACGCTATCAAGTATACTGAAAAAGGTGATGTTAAACTTCAAGTAAGGTTAAACCAAAAGAGAGCGAATACGGTCAGTTTGCGATTTGGCGTACAAGATACAGGCCTTGGTATTTCTACTGAAAACCTAGGCCGAATTTTTGAAAGTTTTGAGCAATTAGGTCGAACAGAAGGGGCCGGGCTGGGTCTAGCCATCGTGAAGGGCCTTTTACAATTAATGGGCAGCACCATAGCCATAGAATCTACAGTAGAAGAAGGTTCACATTTTTATTTTGACCTAAAGCTTAATTTTCCGTTGTATGTACCTGAAATACCCAATATCGACAATGCACGTCTAAAGACAGTTAGAAAAGAAAAATATAGTGTGCTCTTGGTTGAAGACAACGAACAGGTTCAAACCAGTCTTTTCAAATCGCTTATAGAATCAGGGGAGTTTTTCATAGATGTTGTTAGTGATGGCGCTCTGGTTATGCAAGAAATTATTGATTCGGGCTATGATATTATTTTAATGGATGTGAACTTGCCCAATATAAAGGGTGATCAGTTAACAAAGGTAATACGAAGCTTTCCTTTTAAGAATATCAAGAACATACCTATTGTAGGCATCACGGCTAATTCATTTGAAGAACAGTTAAGAGCTTATAAAAAAGCAGGTATGAATGCCGTGCTAACCAAACCTTTCGATGAATTGGAACTCATCAAAACCATGCGCCGATTATTAAAATAG
- a CDS encoding small GTP-binding protein: MNISKKIVVLGHFGVGKTSLIRRFVENSFSNDYRVSIGVHILKKKVEVSVDETVSLIIWDLEGTDNIAAIRQSYLLGTHGVIYVFDVTRPITFQAIEEDLIALKSKVRNVPMKVVGNKLDMVVEEEVKKVLLKNKISFDYLTSAKTGDKVNDLFEQLAKMLALDAKQI; this comes from the coding sequence ATGAACATCTCTAAGAAAATAGTTGTATTGGGGCACTTTGGCGTTGGAAAAACGTCTTTGATCCGTCGCTTTGTTGAGAATAGCTTCTCCAACGATTATAGAGTTTCTATAGGTGTACACATTCTTAAAAAAAAGGTAGAAGTCTCTGTAGACGAAACAGTTTCCCTTATTATATGGGATTTGGAAGGAACCGATAATATTGCAGCTATTCGTCAATCCTATTTACTGGGTACCCATGGGGTCATATATGTTTTCGATGTTACCAGACCTATAACTTTTCAAGCCATAGAAGAAGATCTCATAGCCCTGAAATCTAAGGTTCGCAATGTACCTATGAAAGTCGTGGGCAATAAATTGGATATGGTTGTTGAAGAAGAAGTTAAAAAAGTACTGTTAAAAAATAAAATATCATTTGATTACCTGACCAGTGCCAAAACAGGTGATAAAGTCAATGACTTGTTCGAACAATTAGCTAAAATGCTTGCCCTTGATGCTAAACAAATTTAA